A stretch of DNA from Betaproteobacteria bacterium:
GGGTGTTCCGGATCGACGAGGGTCGCGCCGATGCTCACTGCTTCCACCCCGCTGACGACGACGATGTCGCCCGCCGCCGCCTCATCGAGCGGTATGCGCTCCAGGCCGCGGAAACCGTGCAACTGGCCGATGCGTGCTCGCACGGGTTCGCCGTCGGCGCTGAGCACGACGATATCCTGCGCGGGACGCAGGCGCCCGCGGCTGATGCGCCCGATGCCCATGCGGCCGACGTAGCTCGAGTAGTCGAGCGCGCTGATGCGCAGCTGGAATGCGCCGTCCGGATCGCCGGCGGGCGGGGCGACGTAGCTCAGGATCGCCTCGAACAGCGGTCGCATGGAGGCACTCGCGCTTGCCTGGTCGCCATCGAACTGGCGCGGTGCGTCCGCGAGATCCAGCACCGCCCAGCCTTGCAGCGCGGAGGCGTAGACGATCGGAAAATCGAGCTGGTCTTCGGTTGCGCCGAGCCGGTCGAACAGATCGAAGGTCTGGCTTACGACCCACTCCGGCCGCGCCCCGTCGCGATCGACCTTGTTGACCACGACGATCGGGCGCAAACCCAGCGCGAGCGCCTTGCGGGTCACGAAGCGGGTTTGCGGCATGGGACCTTCGACTGCGTCCACCAGCACCAGCACGCCATCGACCATCGACAGCGCCCGCTCCACTTCGCCGCCGAAATCGCGGTGTCCCGGCGTATCGACGATGTTGATCTTGATGCCTTCGAATTCGACCGCAGTGTTCTTGGCAAGAATGGTGATGCCGCGCTCGCGCTCGAGGTCGTTCGAGTCCATGACGCGCTCGGCGACGTGTTGATGGGCGGCGAATACGCCGGCCTGACGCAGCAGCTTGTCGACCAGCGTGGTCTTGCCGTGGTCGACGTGAGCGATGATGGCGATGTTGCGGATGGGGGCTGACATTGCGCGGCACCTACAGGAGGGGCGCGATTGTAGCACTGGGATGGGGGCGAGCGAAGATGATTGCGTGAAACGTGAAGGAGTGAAGAAGTGAAACGTGACAGTCGGCGTCCTTCACGCCATTGCGTCACCTTTCACATTTCACGCATTCATCCTTCACTCACACGCCGCGAATCATTCCTCACATATTGGGGTAATTCGGTCCGCCGCCGCCTTCCGGGGTGACCCAGACGATGTTCTGGGTCGGATCCTTGATGTCGCAGGTCTTGCAGTGGACGCAGTTCTGCGCGTTGATCTGCAGCCGCGGATTGTTCCCGTCCGCGTCCCGCACGATTTCGTACACGGCGGCCGGGCAATAGCGTTGCTCGGGAGCGTCGTAGCGCTCCAGGTTGATGCGGATCGGGATGCTCGCATCCTTCAGCGTCAGGTGCGCCGGCTGGTTCTCTTCGTGATTGGTGTTGGAGACGAACACCGACGAGAGCCGGTCGAAGGTGAGCACGCCATCGGGCTTGGGATACTCGATGGGCTGGACGTTGCGTTTGTCGGCGAGCGTCTCGTTATCCGCGTGCGTATGGTGCAGCGTCCAGGGCGCCTTGCCGCCCAGGACCACCTGGTCGAAGCCCACCATCAGCGTCCCGGTGACGAGCCCCTTGCTCATCCAGGGCTTGAAGTTGCGCGCCTTGTAGAGCTCCTCGTAGAGCCAGCTGCGACGAAACGCCTCCGGATAGGCCGCGAGCTCATCGGACGAACGCTCGGCGCCGAGCGCCTCGAACACCGCTTCGGCCGCGAGCGCGCCGGACTTGATCGCCGCGTGGCTGCCCTTGATTCGCGGCGCGTTGAGGAAGCCGGCGTCGTCGCCGATCAATGCGCCGCCCGGGAAAACCAGCTTGGGCAGGGATTGCAGGCCGCCCGCCGAGATCGCGCGTGCGCCGTACGCGAGCCGCTTGCCGCCTTCGAAGAAGCCGCGAACCACGGGATGCGTCTTGTAGCGCTGGAATTCCTCGTAAGGATTGAGGAAGGGATTGCTGTAGCCGAGGCCTACGACGAAGCCGACCGCGACCAGGTTGTCTTCCATGTGATAGAGAAAGGAGCCGCCGTAAGTCGAGCGGTCGAGCGGCCAGCCGGCGGTGTGCATCACGAGCCCGGTCTGGTGTTTTGCCGGATCGATCTGCCACAACTCCTTCAGCCCGATGCCGTAAACCTGCGGATC
This window harbors:
- a CDS encoding NAD(P)-binding protein; protein product: MAYDVVVVGGGPAGLGAAIRLKQLAAEKGTEVSVCLLEKGSEIGAHILSGAVMDPRALTELIPDWQAQGAPLNAPVSEDRFLFLAESGSFRVPYMFLPACFRNHGNYVVSLGNVCRWLGTQAEALGVEIFPGFPAADVLYNDDGSVKGVVTGDLGIGKDGERTDNYQPGMELHAKYTLFAEGCRGHLARRLQERFSLREACDPQVYGIGLKELWQIDPAKHQTGLVMHTAGWPLDRSTYGGSFLYHMEDNLVAVGFVVGLGYSNPFLNPYEEFQRYKTHPVVRGFFEGGKRLAYGARAISAGGLQSLPKLVFPGGALIGDDAGFLNAPRIKGSHAAIKSGALAAEAVFEALGAERSSDELAAYPEAFRRSWLYEELYKARNFKPWMSKGLVTGTLMVGFDQVVLGGKAPWTLHHTHADNETLADKRNVQPIEYPKPDGVLTFDRLSSVFVSNTNHEENQPAHLTLKDASIPIRINLERYDAPEQRYCPAAVYEIVRDADGNNPRLQINAQNCVHCKTCDIKDPTQNIVWVTPEGGGGPNYPNM